The region CACTCGAGACTGGGGAGTATGAAACGGATGGTGAACTCCTGTGGAGTGCGATCACACAATCGGAGCCTGAGTTGTTCACTGGAGATGCGCTCTATCACTCAAACGTGGGACGTGCTGGCGATGTCAGCCGCCTTCAGTTCGAACGGGACGAAGGCAGTTATCGTAGCCTGACCGTCGCGAATGAGACTGCAGATGACCTCACAGTGACGGTAACTGTGGCTAGTGAGAACGCAACTGATCCACTACAGATAGAGACCGTTGCGCTTGGCCCGGACGAAGACACACAATGGCGACGAACCTTTCCCGGATACGGTGAATATGAGATTTTCGTCGACACAGATTCCCGTTCGGAGACGCTTGTCTGGGACTATCCACCGTCTGCGTGGAATTCATATGACTCCCCCCGTGTCGCCATCGGTTCTGCCAACATCGAACTATAGTAGCCACTGAAAGTCAGTGCACACCCAATCGCACGACAACTGTGCGATTGGTGTGTAAACAGTTTCAGTTGTTACTATAATGGCACCGGTTGCTGTGCCTGGACTCCCGGATGACTACAATTGCGCTCGCATCTGGGGTACTCACGAATAGGAGACAAGGCGGTTGTCGGCCTGCTCGCTCCGTACTTCGCTCATAGTGAGTCCCCACTACGCGTTCAGTGGTGACTGTCTGCAGCAAGAAAAGTTGTGCATCTGCCACCGGTTCAACGGAACCGTTCCAGCGAATCTAAACACTCGAGTGGCGATTGGCACCTCAAGTCCCGTACTAGTTGATACACCAACAAGTTATAAATAATTGTATTCATGATATAATAGTATGAAAACTACAGTGCAAGCAGTAGTGCTCACAGCTATCTTGATTATATCGCTCATTGCGATGCCACTCGGTGTGGCAGGCCTCGACAATACCGGGCCAGTAATAAACGAACCGGATAACGAAACGCAGCCGGAAGCAACGGCGTCGATCTCGGACAATACGTCCACAGAGACCGACCCCGCCGATTCTGAACGGATAGACGGTGTGACTGTCGATGAGGTCTCATCACCGCACACAGTGACAAACCAATCGGAGACGACAACTGCGACGACTGACTCTCACTCGGAGTCGTTCTACGTCACTGACACCGAACAACTAACCGAGGCCCAAGACCACGGAGAACGTCTCGACGTCACCTATCACATTGAAAATCGTGGTGACGCCGCTGGGTCACAAACTGTTACCCTCGAGCTTGGAGACTATCAACTCGCGAGTGAACAGCACTCACTCGATGCAGGCGAACAGATGACGGGGACGCTTTCTGGAACCATCCCTGCCGAGGCAGCCGGAACAGACGTACTCACAATCACCACAGCGGACCACGTTCGATACGTTGGGTCAGTCACGGTCCCGTACGGGACTGTACACGGAGACGTGGTAGCTGCGGATGGCTCTCCCCTCGTTGCAACTGTCGAGATCATCGATGCAAGCTCCGATGAGCGGGTCGAAACCCTGACAACAAGCGACAACGGGACCTATGAGGCACTTGTCCCAGAGGGACAGTACGTCCTCGAGGTTGACGCGACTGGGTATATCCCACAACAGTATCCAGACCTCGGAACGGTCAACATCAGACCAGGGACAATCGCGGACTCCACAGTCACGCTGGACCCACGGACTGGCACACTCGTCGGTACCGTCACTGACGCAGATGGAACCGCTATTGACGGCGCCACGGTGAGCGCCAGTAACGAACGAACAACTACTGACGAAACCGGAGCGTACGAGCTCCCAGTCAGTCCCGGCGAGCACACGCTGGTAGTGGATGCCCCTGCGTTTGACAACAGCACCGAGACGGTGACTGTCGATGCTCACGAACAAGTGACGACGAACGTGACGCTCCAACAATCATACAGCACGCTCGAGGGGACGCTCACCGATACCGACGGTGACCCCATCTTCGATGCGGTCGTCTCCGTCGGCGATCAGACGGCAATCACTGACGAAGACGGCACCTACGAACTCACAGTTCGGTC is a window of Natronolimnobius sp. AArcel1 DNA encoding:
- a CDS encoding carboxypeptidase regulatory-like domain-containing protein, with the translated sequence MKTTVQAVVLTAILIISLIAMPLGVAGLDNTGPVINEPDNETQPEATASISDNTSTETDPADSERIDGVTVDEVSSPHTVTNQSETTTATTDSHSESFYVTDTEQLTEAQDHGERLDVTYHIENRGDAAGSQTVTLELGDYQLASEQHSLDAGEQMTGTLSGTIPAEAAGTDVLTITTADHVRYVGSVTVPYGTVHGDVVAADGSPLVATVEIIDASSDERVETLTTSDNGTYEALVPEGQYVLEVDATGYIPQQYPDLGTVNIRPGTIADSTVTLDPRTGTLVGTVTDADGTAIDGATVSASNERTTTDETGAYELPVSPGEHTLVVDAPAFDNSTETVTVDAHEQVTTNVTLQQSYSTLEGTLTDTDGDPIFDAVVSVGDQTAITDEDGTYELTVRSGTHTVEIDAFENRTETVTLEPDETTTLDTTLGTDAPRPATFIVAESTPLITDPDPGTNVDVEVLVENYGSETGTQTVTLELDNETAATEEVTLEGNEQSLLILSVDLPDDATGDQALTVRTDDHEQDTGTVTVPYGTIYGTITDEFGEPLDATVSLRSGTDTKTVQTDADGTYEAIVPRGTYYITIEADGHNSVNLPRKADPYPISPGFELGISRSLDVDSVAIMHSDIYQDERAPGDWVDVGYVVENHQDETTTETLTFELDGTVLETKTVTLEPKAEAGLATLQIPENATGESLLTISTETSEHEAGTIVIDAGTLEGTVTDADGTPLETEVEIRDAETGAVADTVMSDDDGSYKTTVSSGTYEIAAEAVESTESATVEMDETTTVTISS